The Bacillus sp. B-jedd sequence TGATTCGCCTGTGCTGATGGCGGCCAAGGCAACATTAAGGAATCAAAAGCCTGTTGTCCTTGGCATTTCGACCAATGATGCTTTAGGGCTTAATGGGGTCAACCTAATGAGGCTGCTCGCTTCAAAAAACATCTTTTTCATTCCGTTCGGCCAGGACGATCCGAAAAACAAGCCTAACTCCATGGTGGCGAGAATGACCCTATTAAAAGAAACGGTGGAGGCCGCGATGCAGGGGGAACAATTGCAGCCTGTACTCGTAGAAAGATATTTAGATTGAAGAAACTACCGCCACCTTAAAGGATTATTGATTATATAATTATAAAGGGATTATGATAGAATGGAGAAAAGTTTGTCGGCGGGCCTCGCCCGCTGATATACTTTTAAAAGGAACCAAAATGGTTCCCAGTCAAAGATAATTTTTAAAGGAAGCTTTTTAACGGGAAGGGGCATTTGAAAATGAACGAAAATGGATTAACGATCGCTGTGGTCGGAGCGACAGGTGCTGTTGGCCAGCAAATAATTGAAACTCTAACAAAACGGGACTTTCCGTATAAAAAGCTTGTTTTGCTATCTTCGGCACGCTCCGCGGGAAAAAAAGTCAATGTCGGCGGCAAAGAGTTCGTTATAGAAGAGGCTAAACCAGAAAGCTTTGAGGGAATCGATATCGCGTTGTTCAGCGCCGGGGGAAGCGTGTCACTGGCACTCGCTCCTGAAGCAGCGAAACGCGGTGCGGTCGTTATTGATAATACTAGTGCTTTCCGTATGGATCCGGAAGTTCCCCTTGTAGTTCCTGAGGTAAATGAAGAGGATGTCCATACCCATAAAGGAATCATCGCAAATCCGAATTGTTCTACGATTCAGATGGTGGTTGCCCTGGAGCCAATCCGGAAAAAGTACGGCCTGAAGAAAATTATCGTTTCCACTTATCAGGCAGTTTCCGGAGCGGGAGCGGCGGCCATTGAAGAATTGAAGCTGGAAACAAGCGCGCTTATTGAAGGGAAAACCTATGAACCTAAGGTGCTTCCAGTCAAAACAGGTGATAAGCATTACCAAATTGCTTTCAACGCCATTCCACAAATCGATAAGTTTGAAGAGAATGGATTTACGTTTGAAGAGTTGAAGATGATAAATGAAACAAAGAAAATCATGCATGATACAAGCCTTCAGGTAGCCGCTACCTGTGTCAGGCTTCCAATTGAGACGGGCCATTCCGAATCAGTTTATTTTGAAATAGAAGCGGAAGAAGTCTCAGCCGAAAATATAAAAGAACTATTGAAAGATTCTCCGGGTGTCGTGCTCCAGGATGATCCGGCTAACCAGGTCTATCCGATGCCTGCCGATTGTGTTGGCAAAAACGACGTGTTTGTCGGAAGGATCAGGAAGGACCTCGATAACAGCAAGGGTTTCCATATGTGGGTCGTTTCTGACAACCTGCTGAAAGGCGCAGCCTGGAACACTGTCCAAATCGCTGAAAGCCTCGTAAAATTAGGCGTTGTTAAAGCGAAATAACAGAAACAAATTTTGAGGTGCTTGAATGAAAGTAATCGTCCAGAAGTTTGGCGGTACATCCGTCAGGAACGAAGAGAGCCGGCTAAATGCCAAAAAACATATCGAAAAAGCCTTGTCAGAAGGATACAAGGTCATTGTTGTAGTATCGGCGATGGGCCGAAAAGGCGATCCTTATGCAACGGATACATTATTATCATTGATTGAAAAAAGCTTCGGAAAAATCAGCAGGCGCGAGATCGATATGCTCTTATCATGTGGGGAAGTCATTTCCAGCATGGTATTCACTTCCCTTCTAATTGAATCGGGAATCAAGGCGGTTGCCTTGAACGGCGCCCAGGCAGGATTCAGGACAAATGATGACCATACGAATGCGAAAATAGTAGAAATGAAATGCGAGCGGCTCCTTGAGGAACTTGAAGAAGCGGATGTTGCCGTTGTCGCTGGTTTCCAGGGGATGGCTGAAAATGGTGATGTGACGACGATTGGCAGGGGCGGCAGCGATACGTCAGCCGCCGCAATTGGCGCTGCCTTGAATGCAGAATGGATTGATATCTTCACGGATGTGGAAGGCATCATGACCGCTGACCCCCGCATTGCCGAAAATGCCAGGCCGCTGTCCATTGTTACCTATACTGAGGTTTGCAATTTGGCCTATCAGGGCGCAAAGGTAATCCATCCACGCGCGGTGGAAATTGCCATGCAGGCGAAAGTGCCAATGAGGATTCGCTCGACGTATTCGGATGGCACCGGAACGCTTGTCACAAGCCAATCGAAGTCAAGCGCGGGCAGTGACATTAGTGAGCGGCCAGTAACCGGGATTGCCCATGTGCCGCATGTCACGCAAATAAAGGTTTTTGCGAAGAAGGACCAATATAATTTGCAGTCGGAAGTATTCAAAGCGATGGCGAATGAGAAAATATCCGTCGACTTTATCAACATCTCTCCAAATGGGGTAGTTTATACTGTTTCGGAGGATTCAGCGGACCGGGCGATTTCCGTATTGAAAAGCCTAGGCCACGAACCTTCTGTCGAGAGGGAATGCGCCAAGGTATCTGTCGTAGGTGCGGGAATGGCGGGGGTTCCAGGCGTCACCGCAAGAATAGTCACCGCGCTAGCGGGCCAGGGAATACGGATTCTCCAATCCGCGGACAGCCATACAACCATTTGGGTGCTAGTGAAGCAGGCTGATCTTGTCAAAGCGGTCAATGCGCTGCATGACGCATTCCAGCTGGAAAACGAAGCAGCTGAATTCGGGAAAACGGATTACTAATAAAATGCCAAAAAATAAAGCCGGCAGGCAACTTGCCTGCCAAATCAATGATAAGGATGGGTGATAAAAAAATGATTCATTTTGGAAGAGTTTCCACAGCCATGGTCACGCCTTTTGACAAAAAAGGACATATTGATTTTCCGAAAACAACCCAGCTGATCAACCACTTAATTGAGAACGGGACCGATTCGCTCGTCATCGCGGGAACGACCGGTGAATCGCCAACCATGTCCAAGGAAGAAAAGCTTGCCCTATTTTCGCATGCAGTAAAAACAGTTGCCGGCAGGGTTCCAGTTATCGCTGGTACGGGCAGCAACAACACATACGAATCGATTGAAATGACAAAAAAGGCAGAGCAACTTGGCGTGGATGCGGTCATGGTAGTGGCCCCGTACTACAATAAGCCTAGCCAGGAAGGGCTTTACCAGCATTTTAAAGCGGTGGCCGAATCAACTTCACTGCCTGTAATGGTATATAATATTCCTGGCAGGGCTTCCGTTAACATTTCTCCAGAGACGGTCATCCGCCTTTCAGAAATTCCGAATATTGTCGCTGTAAAGGAAGCGAGCGGCGATTTAAATGCCATGACGAAAATTATTGCCAATACGCCAGATGATTTTATTTTATACAGCGGGGATGATGGAATCACACTCCCGGTTCTTTCCATTGGAGGATATGGCATCGTGTCTGTTGCCTCCCATATCATCGGAAATGAAATGCAGGAAATGGTCCAGGCTTTCTTAATGAAGGATACCGAACGCGCGGCAAAACTTCATCAGGAACTCCTGCCAGTTATGCTTGGCCTTTTTGCGGCTCCAAGCCCCGCGCCTGTAAAGACAGCCTTGCAGCTGAAAGGCCTTGATGTCGGCTCGGTCAGGCTTCCGCTTGTACCATTGAGCGCCGAAGAACGCGCCACCCTATCAGCCGCCCTCGGCATCCACCAGCCTTCTTAATTCGTAGAATCTGATGGTTCAACACGTATAAGAATAAAATACATCACCGGCAGGCATGATGAGTGCCTGCCGTTTTTTTGTTTGTGGCTCAGTTAAAGGTGACTGTTGATTTACAATGAAGTTGATTGGAACGGAGGGGACTCCAGCGGGATGTAGCGGCACGTGGAGACCCCTTGAAAAGCGAAAGCGCCTTCGTGACAGGCAAAAACCGCCTGTCCCTGCGATGACTATTCGCAGAAGCTTACCTTTGTGGTCAGCCCCGATATAGGAAGACTTGGTTTTGCGAAGCAAAATCCTAGTCGCCCTTAATGCGAGCGAAGCGTAGCCAAGCGCTGGAGGGCCAGAAGGGGAAGTCGTTCTTTGACTTCACATTCGGGACCGAAGCGACCTCGAGGGGCTAGGCGATGTAGCTAGACAAGCAGGCGTCTAGGACGCCGAGGAGGCTCCATAAAGAGTGCTCCTGCGCCACAGACTATTCGAGGAAGTGAACCTTCAGCTCGTCGCAAAGCAACACGGAGCCAATTCATGGATGTTTCTCATGAAGTGGGTGCAGGTAGTTGCTTCGCCCCGCGGAAAGCATGTTCCCGGAGTGGAAATCAACAATCAAGGATAACTGAGCCTTGTCTGTAAAAAAATGAAAGTTACTATACATATGATTTTCCCCAATTCACCTTGGGTATGGATATAGAGTTGTAAAGATTTTCCGCATTCAAGTATAATGATGGTAACTGATCTCGATCGGGCCAAATCACCATAGGAGGAAACAGAATTGCGAAAGAAAAAGAATAGAACTATCAGGATCATCGCCTTGGGCGGTGTAGGAGAAATCGGGAAGAACATGTTTCTCTGCGAGGTGGACAAGGAAATCTATGTACTGGATGCGGGCTTAATGTTCCCCGAGGATGAAATGCTTGGCATCGACATTGTTATTCCTGACATCTCATATTTAATTGACAACAAAGAGAGGGTAAAAGCCGTTTTCCTTACCCATGGCCACGAAGACCATATCGGGGCATTATCATATCTGCTTCGTCAGGTGAATGTCCCTGTTTATGGGACGGAGCTTACGTTGGCACTTGCCGCAGCAAAGCTGAAAGAACAGGAATTTAAGGGAAAAACGGAATTTATTGAAATCACTTCTGATTCAGTCGTTGATTTGGGAGTGGCTACCGCTGCCTTTTTCAATACTAACCACAGCATACCTGGATCGGTTGGGGTCTGCCTTAATACTTCCGAAGGCGCAATCGTCTATACAGGAGATTTTAAATTCGACCAGGGGGCAACAGAACTTTATAAGCCAGAAATCGGCAAGATGGCCGCGATTGGGGATCAGGGTGTCCTTTGCCTGCTTTCGGACAGCACCGAGGCTGAAAAGCCTGGCTATACAGTCTCTGAATCAATCGTGGCAAGACAAATGTGTGATGCATTTTACAATTCGCCTGGAAGGATCATCGCCGCTTGTTTTGCTTCCGACATAAACCGTGTCCAGCATGTTTTTGACGCTGCGAGGGAAACCGGAAGAAAAGTTGCGGTAGTCGGAAAGAGTCTCGAACGAATTTATCATATTGCGGTCGAACTCGGCTATTTGGAAATAGGGGAAGACCTGATTGTTCCAGCAGCTGAAATAGGAAAGCTTCATGACAAGGAAATCGTCGTCCTGATGACAGGATCCCAGGGGGAGCCAATTGAAGGGCTTCAAAAAATGGCAAGAAAGTCACATCGCCAGGTAAATATCAAAGAAGGGGATACTGTCCTTATCGCCGCTTCAACACTGCGGGGAAGCGAGCTATTTCTTGCAAAAACGATCGATATGCTGTTAAGGGCAGGCGCCAATGTCGTCTCCAATAAGAAAACCATCCATGTTTCAAGCCATGGCAGCCAGGAAGAATTAAAATTCATGATCAACCTGATGAAGCCAAAGCTTTTTATCCCGGTTCATGGGGAATACAGGATGTTAAAGGCGCATGAAAAAATCGCAAGAGAATGCGGCTTGACTCGAGAACAAATATATATTCCCGATAACGGTGAAATTGTGGAAATCAAGGACGACAAATTCATTCCTGGCGGCAAGGTGCCGTCCGGAAATGTCCTGATTGACGGAATCGGCGTCGGCGATGTCGGCAATATCGTCCTTAGGGACCGCCGGCTTTTATCCCAGGACGGTACGCTGATTGTGGTTGTAACGCTGTCAAGAAAAGAGCGTAAAATCCTGGCTGGGCCCGAGATTATTTCAAGGGGCTTTGTCTATGTACGCGAATCGGAAAAGCTGATGGAGGAGTCTGCGAAATTGGTCAGGGATATTGTAGAAAAAAATACTTCCCGCGAATTTTTTGACTGGTCCAGTTTAAAACAGGATATAAGGGATGACTTGAATAAATATCTGTATGAAAGGACGAAAAGGCGACCAATGATTCTGCCTATTATCATGGAGGCATAGCATCCAGTTTGGCAAAAGGAATTAACCGCCTTTTGGTTCCGGGCATCGGCACACGCCGATGCTTTTTCCTTTTCTGTTACATGAATTTCCTTCACGGGTTTCATACTAAATGTAATAACTGAAGGGAGAAGGTTGTCATGGATCAAAACTATCCAAACACCGGAATGGCCGACCAGGATGAAGGGAACGAAGAAAAAGAGGATAAGCCGACTTCCGGGCTGATTGAGAAAATACAGCAATTAGGCGTTACGAATGTCCCTCAGCTTTCAAATGATTCACGAATCCACTGCATGACGATTGTGGGACAGATTGAGGGCCATTTGGCACTTCCGCCTCAAAATAAAACAACGAAATATGAACATATCATTCCCCAGCTGGTGGCGATAGAGCAAAACCCGAAAATCGAGGGGCTATTGGTGATTCTAAATACAGTTGGCGGGGATGTGGAGGCCGGGCTTGCCATCTCGGAAATGCTCGCGTCTCTGTCAAAACCATCCGTTTCCATTGTTTTAGGCGGAGGCCATTCGATTGGTGTGCCAATCGCTGTTTCCTGTGATTATAGCTTCATTGCAGAAACAGCAACGATGACAATCCATCCAATCCGATTGACCGGACTTGTCATTGGGGTGCCCCAGACATTTGAATACCTAGATAAAATGCAGGAGCGCGTAGTCAGGTTTGTAACAAGCCATTCGAATATAACGGAAGAAACATTTAAAGACCTGATGTTCGCCAAGGGCAATTTGACCAGGGACATAGGGACGAATGTCATTGGAGCGGATGCTGTGGCAACAGGTCTTATCGATGAGGTGGGTGGACTTGGCGTTGCGATGAGGAAGCTGAATGAACTGATTGATTTGCAAAAAACAAGCGAGGAAGGGCTGATCCAATGATCCTTTATACAATGATGCCTCACGAACTGATTTATGGCATGGGAGATCAGCTGGAGAGCGGCAGGCAAATCATCCAATTTAACGGTATTCCAATTGAGGCGGAACAAGACGGTGAGGCGTACACAATTGTCAGGCTGCTCAGCACGGACCCCGCCCACTTTATGGATAGCCGGTTGATGCCGGGAACGAAAATTTCCCGTTAGGAGGGAAGGAAGCGGGTCCAATGTAATCGGTTTTTATGGTATAATCAGAATACGGTTTAAGAGATTGGGCGGTTTACAAATGATTTATCACTGTAAATTCCCGTAGGAGAAAGGCAGCCGGAGGGCTGCTTCTTCTATTTGTACCGGCGGCCAGGAAAGGCGACCGCTCATTCATATACATACAAGGTGGTATTATGGCAAAAAGAAAACGAAGGCAGTCCAAAAAAAAGGAAAGCCAATTGCTATCTACAATTAAATATGAACTTACAGGGCTAATATTGCTCGCTCTGTCAATTATATCAATGGCTGAACTGGGTGCGGTCGGAAAAGGTGTGTCATTGTTCTTCCGTTTCTGGCTTGGTGAATGGAGCATGGCTGGTATGGCAGGCTTGTTTCTTTTCAGCATCATTTTAATGTGGAAGAGGGCAATGCCCAATCTTTTCCCGGCAAAGATTGTAGGTGTGTATTTAATTTTAACCGCCTTGCTGATTCTCAGCCATATTACGCTGTTCAAGCTTTTGGAGAATAGCGGGCAATTCGAAAATCCCAGCGTGATATCTAATACATGGGGACTGTTTTGGGATGAAGTAAAAGGAAGGCCCGGCCTCGACGATCTAGGCGGGGGAATGATTGGAGCAGTCCTGTTCGCCATGTTCCATTACCTCTTTGCCGAAACCGGCACGAAAATTATCGCGGGACTCCTGATTGCTTGCGGATTGATTCTCTTAACCGGGAAAACATTCGGGGAAGCACTTGGCAAAATTTTTTCCTTCTCCGCAGAAACATATAAGAAGCAATTGGAAGCGTTCAAAGCTGATTTTGCAGAATGGAAGGAAAAAAGAAAAAAACAGCGTAAAAAGCAAAAGCAAAAGAAAGCGGAGAGCACAGGGGCTAAACAACAGCGTGTTATTGAAAAAGAGGACTCACCTCCAATCGAAATACCTTCCGAGCCTGCAATACCTGAGCCGATCATTTCGAGTTTCGCGGATAAGGCATACTCATCGGACGGGCCGGCAGCGGCTGAAAAAGCTGATGACATTATAGGGCCGGCCTCAGAACCGGCAGAGATCTCACCTCCGATCACTTTTGCTGAAGTTGAAAATACAGCCTATGAGCTTCCGCCATTAAGTCTTTTAAAACTGCCGCGAAAAGCGGACCAGAGCGGTGAATACGAATTAATCCATGCCAATGCAGCCAAACTGGAGCGAACCTTCCACAGTTTTGGGGTAAAGGCAAGGGTGACACAGGTCCACCTCGGACCGGCTGTGACGAAATATGAAGTGCATCCGGATGTGGGAGTGAAAGTCAGCAAGATTGTCAGCTTGCACGATGACCTTGCGCTGGCTCTTGCTGCCAAGGACATCAGGATAGAAGCGCCGATACCGGGGAAATCAGCAATTGGCATCGAGGTTCCAAATTCCGAAGTAGCGATGGTATCATTAAGGGAAGTTCTGGAACCAACGCAAAACGACAAGCCCGATGCCAAGCTTTTGATTGGTCTTGGCCGGGATATCACCGGGGAAGCCGTACTGGCAGAACTGAACAAAATGCCCCATCTCTTAGTGGCTGGCGCCACAGGAAGCGGAAAAAGTGTGTGTATCAATGGAATCATCACCAGCCTGTTGATGCGGGCGAAACCGCATGAGGTAAAATTGATGATGATCGATCCGAAGATGGTTGAATTGAATGTATATAATGGGATTCCCCATTTACTTGCTCCCGTTGTCACGGACGCCAAAAAAGCTTCGCAGGCTTTAAAGAAAGTCGTCAATGAAATGGAAAGAAGATATGAACTGTTTTCCTTTACAGGCACGAGGAATATTGAAGGGTATAATGAGCATATTCGGCGGCATAACGCGGAAGAAAATGAAAAACAGCCGCTTCTTCCATATATCGTTGTCATCGTTGACGAGCTGGCAGATTTAATGATGGTTGCTTCATCCGATGTTGAGGACTCCATTACGAGGCTGGCACAGATGGCACGGGCAGCGGGCATTCACTTAATCATTGCCACCCAAAGGCCATCCGTCGATGTCATTACCGGCGTCATTAAAGCGAATATCCCTTCAAGGATCGCCTTTGCGGTTTCCTCGATGACGGATTCGAGGACTATCCTAGATATGGGCGGGGCGGAAAAACTTCTCGGCAGGGGAGATATGCTCTTTCTGCCGGTCGGCGCCTCAAAGCCGATTAGGGTGCAGGGGGCGTTCCTATCAGACGAAGAAGTAGAGGAGACGGTAGAATATGTCATCTCCCAACAAAAGGCCCAATATCAGGAAGAAATGATTCCTGATGATATTCAGGAAGTCACCGGCGAAGTGGAAGATGATTTGTACAACGATGCTGTCGAGTTGATCATCGATATGCAGACGGCATCCGTTTCAATGCTCCAAAGGAGATTCAGGATCGGCTATACGAGGGCAGCCAGGCTGATAGATGAAATGGAAGTCCGTGGCGTAGTCGGACCATACGAAGGCAGCAAGCCAAGGGCCGTACTGATCGCAAAACAAAAAGAAGAAGCGGGTTCTTAACCAATCCGTTATTTTAAGGGGAGCCAATTTAATGGCTCCTCTTTCTTATACGAACTACTCCTAATAGGTCATACTAATTAACCTTTAAGTAACTGTTTTTGGTTTTGTTCTTCTGCATAAAAAATTCTAAGGAGACAGCAATTATGTTTTTGGATGGGACTTCGACAAGAAAAAGGCTTAAAAGTCAACAAAAAAATTGTGTGTCCGTCATATTTTTGTTTACTAAAATATTCCGTTTTTCTATTTATTTATGAATAAAAAAGTGTTATAGTATTGTCGATTAGTAGGAATGATTAAACATCAGATGTCTGATGTCTTAGAAAATCCTGGAGGAAGCAGAATGTCTATTAAATCTGATAGCCGCCATTTGTATCTACAAGTGATCGATCGGTTAAAGCAGGATATTGAAACGGGGATTTATAAAGAAAGAGAGAAACTTCCTTCCGAATTCGATCTTGCCAAACAACTTGGAGTAAGCAGGGCGACGCTTCGGGAAGCTCTTCGCATCCTGGAAGAAGAAAACGTTATCATACGCCGCCATGGTGTAGGGACGTTTATTAACGCAAAGCCTTTGTTCACTTCAGGGATTGAACAACTTAGCAGTGTGACGGATATGATTTTGCAGGCAGGAATGAAACCAGGGACCATTTTTCTGAGTTCGTCCACGCAATTTCCGGGGGAGGAGGACATTCGCCGTTTTTCAGCATCCACGGATGATGGGCTTGTTGTAACCGAAAGGGTGAGGACAGCTAACGGGGAGCCGGTTGTCTATTGCATAGACAAGGTGCCTGTGAGCATTTTGCCTGAAGGGTTTTCCCATCAGGATGAATCACTCTTAAGCATCTTGGAAGAGCAGGCAGGCCGGAGGATTACATACGCGGTTGCCCAGATTGAGCCGCTCGGTTACCATGACAAGGTATCCCCAATTCTTGAGTGTGAGCCTGAAACAGCGCTGCTTGTCCTGAAGCAGCTTCATTTCGATGAGGCTGATGAGCCAATTCTCTACTCGGTAAATTATTTCAAGGCTGATAAGTTCAGTTTCCGCGTTTTACGGAAACGCCCTTGAATTCGGTCCATTTCTACTTAATCAAACAATCATTAGGGGGTTAATTCCTTGAAGAAACGCAAATTTGGTCTGTTTATGTCGTTGCTTTTGTCTGCAGGGATGCTGTTGTCAGCTTGTGGCAGCGATGATTCAAAAGGCGGTAAAGGCGGCGATGAAAAGAAAAACGACCTCAAAGTTGGTATGGTCACCGATGCCGGTACAATTGATGATAAGTCTTTCAACCAGGGTACTTGGGAAGGTATTAAGCAAGCAGAAGAAGAGCTTGGTGTAAAATCAAAATATTTGAAGCCTGCGGGTACGACTAAAGCCGAATATTTGAAAGAAATCGGCAACCTTTATGATGCCGGCTACAAATTCATCGTTACACCAGGATTTAAATTCGAAACAGCTATTTTTGACGCGCAAGATAAATATAAGGATGCCAAATTCGTCATCATTGACGGCGCTCCGAATAAAGGGGACGGTAATGCATCTTTGAAAGAAAACACAATCGCTATTTTCTTTGCTGAACACCAAGCCGGCTTCATGGCAGGTGTAGCAACTGCGCTTGAGCTGAAAGAAGGCGAAGCAGGCTTCATCGGCGGTATGGAAATTCCTCCAGTCCAAAAGTTTAACTGGGGCTTCCAGCAAGGTATCAAATACGCCAATGAAAATATGGGCACAAAAATTGGCATGAAGAAAGAGAACTTCATCTACCAAGGTTCATTTGACAACGTGGCTGCTGGCGGCCAGATTGCGGCTTCCATGTTCGACCGCGGCGTTGATGTCATCCACGCGGCTGCTGGCGGCGTAGGCGTCGGAGCCATCAAAGAAACCATCAACCGTGTTAAATCGGGTGAAAAAGTCTGGATTGTCGGCGTAGACGTAGACCAGTATGAAGATGGTAAGTATGACGGCGACAAGTCTGTCATCCTGACTTCTGCCGTTAAAAAAATCTCCCTTTCGGCATTTGATATGATCAAGGACGAACTTGACGGCAAATTCCAAGGCGGAAAGACGCTGATGTTTGATGCTAAAAACGATGGCGTCGGAATCCCTGAAAAGAACCCTAACTTGAGCGACGAAACATCCAACAAGGTGAAGGAAGTTTTCGAAAAGGTTAAGAGCGGAGAAATCGAAGTAAAAGCTGAACAAGGTGACTTGTTCAAGTAAAAAGCAATCATACAATTGAGACGGTTTTTCCGTCTCTTTTGTATATTGATTCCTTGGATTCTATGACACTTGCAAACAATCGGCAATTCCGGCATGATAGAGCGCCGGGGGAAATAGGGCCGTCCCTATAGAACAAGACTCAGTAAATGGCAAAGGTGAGTGTTACAATGAGCTATGTAGTTGAGATGCTGAATATCCGAAAGGAATTTCCGGGTATTGTTGCCAACGATAATATCTCCCTGTCGTTAAAAAAGGGAGAAATACACGCTCTCCTCGGTGAAAATGGAGCAGGAAAATCCACGCTGATGGGTGTCCTGTTCGGAATGTATCAGCCCGAAAAGGGAGTAATTAAGGTTCGCGGTGAGGAAGTCCGCATCTCCAATCCCAATGTGGCGACAAGATTGGGAATAGGGATGGTGCATCAGCATTTTAAATTGGTTGAAAATTTCACTGTTACGGAAAACATCATTTTGGGCAGCGAACCATTAAAGGGAGTTGTCCTTGATATTGACGGGGCGGCGAAGAGGATTGAAGACCTGTCAAAATCATACGGTCTCAACGTTGATCCCCACGCGAAAATAGAAGATATTTCTGTCGGGATGCAGCAAAGGGTGGAAATCCTTAAAATGCTGTACCGGGAAGCGGAAGTCCTAATTTTTGACGAACCGACGGCAGTTTTGACGCCGAATGAAATCGATGAACTTATGAAAATTATGAGGAACCTTATTAACGAGGGTAAATCAATCATCATCATTACCCATAAACTCAAGGAAATTAAAGCGGTAGCGGACCGTTGTACGGTAATCAGAAGAGGAAAGTCGATTGGGACAGTGGATGTGGCGGAAACGAGCACAGGAAGCCTTGCTGAAATGATGGTAGGCCGCCATGTATCTTTTAAAGTGGACAAGAAAGAAAGTACGCCAGGTGATGTCGTATTAAAAATAGATTCTCTTTCTGTAAAGAATAATAGGAAAGTGCCAGCCCTTAAAGATTTCTCGTTGGAAGTACGCGCGGGAGAGATCGTCGGAATCGCCGGAGTTGATGGTAATGGCCAGACTGAGCTTGTCGAAGCGATCACAGGGCTAAGGAAGGCGGAATCTGGCGAGGTCCTTTTGAATGGCGAAAATATCATCTCCATACCGATTAAGCAAAGAATTGAAAAAGGGATTGGCCATATTCCTGA is a genomic window containing:
- the asd gene encoding aspartate-semialdehyde dehydrogenase, with product MNENGLTIAVVGATGAVGQQIIETLTKRDFPYKKLVLLSSARSAGKKVNVGGKEFVIEEAKPESFEGIDIALFSAGGSVSLALAPEAAKRGAVVIDNTSAFRMDPEVPLVVPEVNEEDVHTHKGIIANPNCSTIQMVVALEPIRKKYGLKKIIVSTYQAVSGAGAAAIEELKLETSALIEGKTYEPKVLPVKTGDKHYQIAFNAIPQIDKFEENGFTFEELKMINETKKIMHDTSLQVAATCVRLPIETGHSESVYFEIEAEEVSAENIKELLKDSPGVVLQDDPANQVYPMPADCVGKNDVFVGRIRKDLDNSKGFHMWVVSDNLLKGAAWNTVQIAESLVKLGVVKAK
- the dapG gene encoding aspartate kinase: MKVIVQKFGGTSVRNEESRLNAKKHIEKALSEGYKVIVVVSAMGRKGDPYATDTLLSLIEKSFGKISRREIDMLLSCGEVISSMVFTSLLIESGIKAVALNGAQAGFRTNDDHTNAKIVEMKCERLLEELEEADVAVVAGFQGMAENGDVTTIGRGGSDTSAAAIGAALNAEWIDIFTDVEGIMTADPRIAENARPLSIVTYTEVCNLAYQGAKVIHPRAVEIAMQAKVPMRIRSTYSDGTGTLVTSQSKSSAGSDISERPVTGIAHVPHVTQIKVFAKKDQYNLQSEVFKAMANEKISVDFINISPNGVVYTVSEDSADRAISVLKSLGHEPSVERECAKVSVVGAGMAGVPGVTARIVTALAGQGIRILQSADSHTTIWVLVKQADLVKAVNALHDAFQLENEAAEFGKTDY
- the dapA gene encoding 4-hydroxy-tetrahydrodipicolinate synthase; this encodes MIHFGRVSTAMVTPFDKKGHIDFPKTTQLINHLIENGTDSLVIAGTTGESPTMSKEEKLALFSHAVKTVAGRVPVIAGTGSNNTYESIEMTKKAEQLGVDAVMVVAPYYNKPSQEGLYQHFKAVAESTSLPVMVYNIPGRASVNISPETVIRLSEIPNIVAVKEASGDLNAMTKIIANTPDDFILYSGDDGITLPVLSIGGYGIVSVASHIIGNEMQEMVQAFLMKDTERAAKLHQELLPVMLGLFAAPSPAPVKTALQLKGLDVGSVRLPLVPLSAEERATLSAALGIHQPS
- a CDS encoding ribonuclease J, with amino-acid sequence MRKKKNRTIRIIALGGVGEIGKNMFLCEVDKEIYVLDAGLMFPEDEMLGIDIVIPDISYLIDNKERVKAVFLTHGHEDHIGALSYLLRQVNVPVYGTELTLALAAAKLKEQEFKGKTEFIEITSDSVVDLGVATAAFFNTNHSIPGSVGVCLNTSEGAIVYTGDFKFDQGATELYKPEIGKMAAIGDQGVLCLLSDSTEAEKPGYTVSESIVARQMCDAFYNSPGRIIAACFASDINRVQHVFDAARETGRKVAVVGKSLERIYHIAVELGYLEIGEDLIVPAAEIGKLHDKEIVVLMTGSQGEPIEGLQKMARKSHRQVNIKEGDTVLIAASTLRGSELFLAKTIDMLLRAGANVVSNKKTIHVSSHGSQEELKFMINLMKPKLFIPVHGEYRMLKAHEKIARECGLTREQIYIPDNGEIVEIKDDKFIPGGKVPSGNVLIDGIGVGDVGNIVLRDRRLLSQDGTLIVVVTLSRKERKILAGPEIISRGFVYVRESEKLMEESAKLVRDIVEKNTSREFFDWSSLKQDIRDDLNKYLYERTKRRPMILPIIMEA
- a CDS encoding ClpP family protease encodes the protein MDQNYPNTGMADQDEGNEEKEDKPTSGLIEKIQQLGVTNVPQLSNDSRIHCMTIVGQIEGHLALPPQNKTTKYEHIIPQLVAIEQNPKIEGLLVILNTVGGDVEAGLAISEMLASLSKPSVSIVLGGGHSIGVPIAVSCDYSFIAETATMTIHPIRLTGLVIGVPQTFEYLDKMQERVVRFVTSHSNITEETFKDLMFAKGNLTRDIGTNVIGADAVATGLIDEVGGLGVAMRKLNELIDLQKTSEEGLIQ
- a CDS encoding YlzJ-like family protein; protein product: MILYTMMPHELIYGMGDQLESGRQIIQFNGIPIEAEQDGEAYTIVRLLSTDPAHFMDSRLMPGTKISR